A portion of the Gigantopelta aegis isolate Gae_Host chromosome 10, Gae_host_genome, whole genome shotgun sequence genome contains these proteins:
- the LOC121382673 gene encoding uncharacterized protein LOC121382673 — translation MASENVTSFPNSTISPEPPNPVHDADDASTAPRMAFLALFIVVSFVGNTCIMIVIVPNKKYRRVALNVVILNMAVLNVYDSLANMTVVFGSLVSPGWQFDKLLCQFNTFSMNLVIVETVLTIFVLIIDRFIAIKATSYLYKKLTGSFKVIFVIVYTWIQSVGFSLPFFLGAIPSKFQHELNLCTISDPSSLVFICFTSVFCFLVPTIIIFILFLIMFKKAYKRRLAVRAKLAHQNYSAINSEQPQLLKHIAMAKYAGILFILWFIFECPYIVTTYIKQFQYSEEIKNNPGVDALSYSWLVDVTFLFVRFAFSSVLPVLTFLWRKDFWQTWKDTVLCRRSNSITDVDTLSGAVITSNLEKKDMDDHMLDVPSLRSKERAKVESSSALSFNIPVLFATANGIHVETSENDIFYTELESSRADEQNVVKGKKLDVVSSLEYIPPDTSDYDSDSDVDQYSISQPISTAHIEDRLVDSSTRSASQPQVQTEVNRKRKDLQFKSENIADVYGTDSGLDLSSIHRSCEANSPQRYLDLDKSSEGPSLDQNMRPHENGEVNSTNSRLDLSSMLVKSCVSTSCDCSDGEQYHQDTCSSGFTVNVSHGGGNGGRDAWIGMGDSEGEPCAESLPCCHAEHHHNDGVFSSIDTSAKRDANSIFPALYTEKDATLDMIQKESESANGDKSIENSRLSGVKKVNCCKECDSVDENLSCEGQILVHKPPLKLDPLSGVHDLNMRPKPVKTMSYLAGLIPDDSSAGTNGQSVQPGNYTESGTCPSITGKNTTQKKSCTSTSTDNKQSSLNRTIENETYTCIHTQVRGCSSTTEANRDNTTQPKLITVENKSCACYSPDGLELSTKGNNNTQKNNFCACNLASGVELFTKGDNNTQADESSRSTCRIQGTSDKLNPSLQKVNKKRKKHRRQRTSDSQKALLGSGSSSELQEMKSALVNNTQNKDSHQTLDSLFRHDNQTDGSYSSEGVRAISGNTVK, via the coding sequence ATGGCTTCTGAAAATGTCACAAGCTTTCCTAACTCGACTATTTCTCCTGAACCACCAAACCCTGTACACGACGCAGACGATGCCTCCACGGCTCCTAGGATGGCGTTTTTGGCTCTCTTCATCGTGGTGTCGTTCGTGGGCAACACCTGTATCATGATCGTGATCGTACCAAACAAGAAATATCGGCGCGTAGCGCTCAATGTGGTAATTCTCAATATGGCAGTGTTGAATGTCTACGACAGCTTAGCCAACATGACAGTGGTTTTCGGGTCGCTCGTGTCCCCAGGCTGGCAGTTTGACAAGTTGTTGTGTCAATTCAACACGTTTTCTATGAATCTTGTCATCGTTGAAACGGTActgacaatttttgttttaataatcgATCGATTTATTGCCATCAAAGCAACCTCATACCTGTACAAAAAACTGACAGGTAGTTTCAAAGTGATATTTGTAATCGTCTACACCTGGATACAGTCTGTAGGATTCAGTTTGCCTTTCTTCTTGGGTGCCATACCTTCTAAATTTCAACATGAGCTGAATTTATGCACCATATCGGACCCATCATCACTGGTGTTTATCTGTTTCACATCAGTGTTCTGTTTTTTGGTTCCAACCATCATAATTTTTATCTTGTTTTTAATCATGTTTAAAAAGGCTTACAAGAGGAGACTGGCTGTCCGTGCCAAACTTGCTCATCAGAATTATTCGGCCATCAATAGTGAACAACCACAGCTGCTGAAACACATCGCTATGGCCAAGTATGCTGGTATACTCTTCATCTTGTGGTTCATCTTCGAGTGTCCCTATATCGTGACCACCTACATCAAACAGTTTCAGTACAGCGAAGAGATTAAAAATAACCCAGGAGTTGATGCTCTCAGCTACTCGTGGCTGGTCGATGTGACATTCCTGTTTGTGCGATTTGCTTTCTCCTCTGTTTTGCCAGTCCTGACTTTCCTATGGAGAAAAGATTTTTGGCAAACATGGAAAGACACAGTTCTTTGTCGTAGAAGCAACTCCATTACAGATGTTGACACACTGTCTGGTGCTGTGATAACATCAAACCTTGAAAAGAAAGATATGGATGACCACATGTTGGATGTTCCATCACTTCGGTCCAAAGAAAGAGCAAAAGTGGAAAGCTCCAGTGCTTTATCCTTCAACATCCCTGTTCTGTTTGCAACTGCAAATGGAATTCACGTTGAGACGAGTGAGAATGACATATTTTACACTGAGTTAGAAAGCTCAAGAGCCGATGAACAGAATGTTGTGAAGGGAAAGAAGCTGGATGTTGTGAGTTCCCTGGAATACATCCCTCCTGATACAAGTGACTACGATTCAGACAGTGATGTGGATCAGTATTCCATCTCCCAGCCAATCTCCACAGCTCACATTGAGGACAGGCTGGTAGACAGCTCCACCAGATCAGCATCACAACCTCAGGTTCAAACTGAGGTGAACAGGAAACGAAAAGACCTGCAGTTCAAGTCTGAAAACATTGCTGATGTGTATGGCACCGACTCCGGTCTCGACCTCAGCAGTATTCACAGGAGCTGTGAAGCCAATTCTCCACAACGCTATCTGGATCTGGATAAGAGTTCAGAAGGTCCAAGTTTGGATCAGAATATGAGACCTCATGAGAATGGTGAAGTGAATTCTACAAACTCCAGATTGGATCTAAGCAGCATGCTGGTAAAGAGTTGTGTTTCTACTTCCTGTGATTGTTCTGATGGAGAACAGTATCACCAAGACACCTGTTCCTCAGGCTTCACTGTAAACGTTAGTCATGGAGGAGGTAATGGTGGTCGTGATGCTTGGATTGGTATGGGTGATTCAGAAGGTGAACCTTGTGCTGAATCCCTTCCATGCTGTCATGCAGAGCATCATCATAATGATGGGGTATTCTCCAGCATAGATACATCTGCCAAAAGAGATGCCAATTCCATTTTTCCTGCTCTGTATACTGAGAAGGATGCTACCTTAGATATGATTCAGAAAGAAAGTGAGTCCGCAAATGGTGATAAAAGCATTGAAAACAGCAGATTGTCTGGTGTCAAAAAAGTCAACTGTTGTAAAGAATGTGACTCTGTGGATGAAAACTTGTCTTGTGAAGGACAAATTCTGGTCCACAAACCACCACTGAAACTTGATCCTCTGTCAGGTGTTCATGACCTAAACATGAGACCAAAACCGGTCAAAACGATGTCATATCTAGCAGGATTGATTCCTGATGATTCCAGTGCTGGCACTAATGGTCAATCAGTTCAGCCAGGGAATTACACAGAGAGTGGCACCTGCCCTTCTATAACAGGAAAGAACACTACTCAGAAGAAGTCTTGTACATCTACCTCTACAGACAACAAACAGTCTTCTCTGAACAGGACTATAGAGAACGAGACGTACACTTGCATCCACACACAGGTCAGGGGATGCTCTTCTACCACAGAGGCTAACAGAGATAACACTACTCAACCAAAACTCATTACAGTGGAGAACAAATCTTGTGCTTGTTATTCCCCTGATGGCTTAGAACTCTCTAcaaaaggaaataataatactCAGAAGAACAATTTTTGTGCATGCAATTTAGCTTCTGGTGTTGAACTCTTTACAAAAGGAGATAACAATACTCAAGCAGATGAGTCTTCCAGATCTACATGTAGAATCCAAGGGACATCAGACAAGCTGAATCCATCTCTACAGAAGGTAAATAAGAAACGGAAGAAGCACCGGAGACAGAGGACATCTGACAGTCAAAAGGCATTGCTTGGGTCAGGGAGTTCATCTGAACTACAAGAGATGAAGTCTGCTCTGGTGAATAACACTCAAAATAAAGACAGTCACCAGACTTTAGATTCACTGTTCAGACATGACAATCAAACTGATGGCAGCTACTCGAGTGAGGGAGTTCGTGCCATTTCTGGAAATACTGTTAAGTGA
- the LOC121382675 gene encoding beta-1,4-galactosyltransferase 7-like: MARRVLSRIILLCLCLTLVGVFLLAVYPLRDVACLCRQDTGAGLPGDQVVVPPSGHKTNTSAHTTDIQSSGSHSLAIIVPLRDRFEELMEFVSHMKQFLSAQNIKYTIYAMNQIDSYRFNRASLINAGFLESRTACDYIAMHDVDLLPLNPDLSYAYPEEGPFHIAAPSLHPLYHYKTFVGGILLISRKQFELLNGMSNRYWGWGREDDEFYVRMKKKGIKIRRPMNITTGYKTFHHVHDRQRRPRDQKRYFDQIEKTRRLDRETGASTVKYQVVSQRLLTVDGAPVTVLNIRLECDLDLTPWCLNPEDQPAYLKMKKKS, from the exons ATGGCCAGACGTGTGCTCTCCCGAATCATTCTCCTCTGTCTGTGTCTGACACTTGTGGGAGTGTTTTTACTGGCCGTGTACCCACTGCGTGATGTGGCGTGCTTGTGTAGGCAGGACACTGGGGCAGGGCTGCCGGGAGATCAAGTTGTTGTGCCACCCAGTGGCCATAAGACCAATACAAGTGCACACACCACAGACATTCAGTCAAGTGGATCTCATTCTCTGGCCATCATTGTTCCTCTGCGAGATCGATTTGAGGAGCTGATGGAATTTGTGTCGCACATGAAGCAATTCTTGTCGGCACAAAATATCAAGTATACGATTTATGCCATGAATCAGATAGACAGCTACAG ATTCAATAGAGCATCATTGATCAATGCTGGATTCCTGGAATCTCGGACAGCATGTGATTACATCGCAATGCACGATGTTGACTTACTTCCGCTGAATCCTGACCTCAGCTACGCATACCCAGAGGAAGGGCCATTCCACATAGCCGCGCCCAGTCTCCACCCTCTTTACCACTACAAGACTTTTGTGGGCGGAATACTGCTCATTAGTCGCAAACAGTTCGAACTG CTGAACGGGATGTCTAACAGATACTGGGGTTGGGGTCGGGAAGATGACGAGTTCTACGTCAGGATGAAGAAAAAAGGGATTAAG ATTCGCCGGCCCATGAATATAACAACTGGTTATAAGACGTTCCACCACGTTCATGATAGACAAAGACGACCACGTGACCAGAAGAGATACTTTGATCAAATTGAG AAAACACGACGTCTGGACAGGGAGACTGGAGCGAGCACTGTGAAATATCAAGTTGTCAGTCAGCGACTCCTCACTGTCGATGGGGCACCCGTCACCGTGTTAAACATCAGGCTGGagtgtgaccttgaccttactCCTTGGTGTCTAAACCCAGAAGACCAACCAGcatatttgaaaatgaaaaaaaagtcgtag